The Flammeovirga pectinis genomic interval GGTTTACTTACTCCAAAAGGTGAACGAGAGCATTTAGAATTAGGAAAAAGAATGCATACTTTATCTCCTAAATTTTTTGATGAAGCTACACTAATGGTGGGTAATGCTACTTACAAACCTCGTACACAAGCCTCTCGTTCTTTCTTTGAAATTGGCTTAAATAGAAAAGAGAATATCCAATGGGAAAACCATGATTTTAAAAAAGGACAAGACCCTTTATTACGTTATCATAAAATTACTCCTGCGTACACTGCCTATTTAGATTCTGCACTTTGGATGCCGCAAATAGAACGTGAATTAAACAGTACGGCTTACTTATTATTAGTAGATAGAATTGTCCGTAAATATTTCACACCTGCTTATTTAAAAGCATTTAAAGAAGAGCATAAAGTGTTTTTAGATGGCGAAGGCAAAGAAACCATAATGTCCTTTTCTGACATTCCTTTGTGTATTTACGACTGTTACAAAATTTCTAAGGCAATAGCTTTGGATATTCGTCCTAACTTTCAAAATGTATTTTTAGATGCAGAATTATCTCAAATGGAATACATAGGTGATATCGAAGCATTTTATGAGAAGGGGCCTGGTTTTAAAGATAGATCGGCAAGTTATATCAATGCAATTGCTTTGTTATCAAAAATTACGCTTGAGTTAGAAACGGCAATTAACGGTAAACAAAACAAGCAAGGATATCTAAATTTTGCACATGCAGAAACCACTTTACCTCTTGTTGTTTTACTTGATATCAATAATGTACAAGTACATCAAAATCAATTAAAAAAAGGTTCTTGGAAAACCTCTAAATGGGCAGCAATGGCCAATAATATACAATGGTTTGTTTTGGAAAAAGAAGGAGAGAAATATATTCATATCCGTTTTAACGAACAACCTGCAACCTTACCAATTCAGTCTATTGAGTTAGGTACATATTCTTGGGAAGCCTACAAACAGTACATAAATAAAATAACCCAATCTGTACATATGGATTACCATAATCAGGAATATAGACAGATGTTACAAGCGTTATAAGTAACTATTGAATAG includes:
- a CDS encoding histidine-type phosphatase; this translates as MKLFNTTLGLLLVLISCSTVPHTEQQEKVKNDTGDLYLGTKQSYTAPEKGIELPNGYDVQFVSLLARHGSRYMGGPDEDIALGNLFEDAKVNNGLTEEGVKLFNEINALKLLQAGNYGLLTPKGEREHLELGKRMHTLSPKFFDEATLMVGNATYKPRTQASRSFFEIGLNRKENIQWENHDFKKGQDPLLRYHKITPAYTAYLDSALWMPQIERELNSTAYLLLVDRIVRKYFTPAYLKAFKEEHKVFLDGEGKETIMSFSDIPLCIYDCYKISKAIALDIRPNFQNVFLDAELSQMEYIGDIEAFYEKGPGFKDRSASYINAIALLSKITLELETAINGKQNKQGYLNFAHAETTLPLVVLLDINNVQVHQNQLKKGSWKTSKWAAMANNIQWFVLEKEGEKYIHIRFNEQPATLPIQSIELGTYSWEAYKQYINKITQSVHMDYHNQEYRQMLQAL